The proteins below come from a single Cervus elaphus chromosome 4, mCerEla1.1, whole genome shotgun sequence genomic window:
- the LTBP4 gene encoding latent-transforming growth factor beta-binding protein 4 isoform X1: protein MRLPGPSGRRPLLLVLLLPLLAAAATAASAAGPSPSQAVEVAAIPGRPAGVLSCRCCPSRSPRRSRCFRASCRIRSCRPEKCAGPQRCLAPGPPELPSPSPSVRKRQVSLNWQPLTLQEARALLRRRRPRGPGARALLRRRPPQRAPAGQSRVLCPLICHNGGVCVKPDRCLCPPDFAGKFCQLHSSGARPPAPAMPGFTRSVYTMPLANHRDDEHGVASMVSVHVEHPQEASVVVHQVERVSGPWEEADAEAVARAEAAARSEAAAPYTVLAQSAPREDGYSDASGFGYCFRELRGGECASPLPGLRTQEVCCRGAGLAWGVHDCQSCSELLGNTRQGGAPDGPCPAGFERVNGSCEDVDECATAGRCQHGQCANTHGGYTCVCPDGFLLDSSRSSCISQHVISEAKGPCFRVLRDGGCSLPILRNITKQICCCSRVGKAWGRGCQLCPPFGSEGFREICPAGPGYHYSASDLRYNTRPLGQEPPRVSLSQPRAPPSTSRPLSGFLPTHRPEPRPEPRPGPELPLPSIPAWTGPEIPESGPSAGECQRNPQVCGRGRCIPRPSGYTCVCDSGFRLSPQGTHCIDVDECRRVPTPCAPGRCENTPGSFRCVCGPGFRAGPRGTECLDVDECHRVPPPCDRGRCENTPGSFLCVCPAGYQAAPQGASCQDVDECIQSPGLCGRGVCENLPGSFRCVCPAGFRGSACEEDVDECAQEPPPCGPGRCDNTVGSFHCACPAGFRSRGPGAPCQDVDECARSPPPCAYGRCENTEGGFQCVCPTGFQPNAAGSECEDVDECENHLACPGQECVNSPGSFQCRACPAGHQLHHGRCTDVDECSSGASCGPHGHCTNTEGSFHCSCEPGYRAPAGRPGPCADVNECLEGDFCFPHGECLNTDGSFACTCAPGYRPGPRGASCLDVDECSEEDLCQSGICTNTDGSFECICPPGHRAGPDLASCLDIDECRERGPALCGSQRCENSPGSYRCVRDCDPGYHAGPEGTCDDIDECQEYGPGICGAQRCENTPGSYRCTPACDPGYQPTPGGGCQDVDECRNRSFCGAHAVCQNLPGSFQCLCDQGYEGARDGRHCVDVNECETLQGVCGAALCENVEGSFLCVCPNSPEEFDPMTGRCVPPRTSAGTFPGAQPHAPASPSLPARPPPPPPPRRPSPPRPGPVSSGRRECYFDTAAPDACDNILARNVTWQECCCTVGEGWGNGCRIQQCPSPETAEYQSLCPHGRGYLAPSGDLSLRRDVDECQLFRDQVCKSGVCVNTAPGYSCYCSNGYYYHAQRLECIDNDECADEEPACEGGRCVNTIGSYHCTCEPPLVLDGSRRRCVSNESQNLDDNLGVCWQEVGADLVCSRPRLDRQATYTECCCLYGEAWGMDCALCPAQDSDDFEALCNVLRPPAYGPPGPGGFGLPYEYGPDLGPPYQGLPYGPELYPPPVLPYDPYPPPPGPFARREAPYGTPPFDMPDFEDDGGPYGESEAPAPSGPGTRWRYRSRDTRGSFPEPEESPEGGSYAGAQAGRYEGLEAEECGILDGCAHGRCVRVPEGFTCDCFDGYRLDMTRMSCVDINECDEAQAAAPRCVNARCVNTDGSFRCICRPGFAPSHEPHHCTPARPRA, encoded by the exons TGTTCTTTCTTGTCGCTGCTGCCCAAGCCGATCGCCCAGAAGGAGCCGCTGCTTTAGAG CCTCCTGCAGGATCCGGAGCTGCCGGCCGGAAAAGTGTGCAGGCCCTCAGCGGTGCCTGGCTCCAGGGCCCCCAGAGCTGCCGAGCCCCAGCCCCAGCGTGAGGAAGAGACAGGTGTCCCTTAACTGGCAGCCACTGAC gctgcaggAGGCCCGAGCCCTGCTGAGGCGACGGCGGCCCCGCGGGCCGGGGGCCCGGGCATTGCTGAGAAGGAGGCCCCCACAGCGCGCCCCTGCCGGCCAGTCCCGGG TCCTGTGTCCCTTGATCTGTCACAATGGAGGAGTGTGCGTGAAGCCTGATCGCTGCCTCTGTCCCCCGGACTTCGCTGGCAAGTTCTGCCAATTGCATTCATCGGGCGCCCGACCCCCGGCCCCGGCCATGCCAGGCTTCACCCGGTCTGTGTACACCATGCCGCTGGCCAACCACCGCGATGATGAACATG GCGTGGCGTCTATGGTGAGCGTCCACGTGGAGCACCCGCAGGAGGCGTCGGTGGTGGTGCACCAGGTGGAGCGTGTGTCCGGCCCTTGGGAGGAGGCGGACGCCGAGGCAGTGGCGCGAGCGGAGGCGGCGGCACGATCGGAGGCGGCAGCGCCCTACACAGTGTTGGCACAGAGCGCGCCGCGCGAGGACGGCTACTCGGACGCTTCGGGCTTCGGTTACTGCTTTCGGGAGCTGCGCGGAGGCGAA TGTGCGTCCCCGCTGCCCGGGCTCCGGACGCAGGAGGTGTGCTGCCGAGGGGCCGGCTTGGCCTGGGGCGTTCACGACTGTCAGTCTTGCTCGGAGCTCCTGG GTAACACCCGCCAGGGGGGCGCCCCAGATGGGCCGTGTCCAGCTGGTTTTGAAAGGGTTAATGGGTCCTGCGAAG ATGTGGATGAGTGCGCGACTGCGGGGCGCTGCCAGCACGGACAGTGTGCGAACACGCATGGCGGGTACACTTGCGTTTGCCCCGACGGCTTTCTGCTTGACTCGTCCCGCAGCAGCTGCATCT CCCAACACGTGATCTCAGAGGCTAAGGGGCCGTGCTTCCGCGTGCTTCGAGACGGCGGCTGCTCTCTGCCCATTCTACGCAACATCACCAAACAGATCTGCTGCTGCAGCCGTGTAGGCAAAGCCTGGGGCCGGGGTTGCCAGCTCTGCCCACCCTTCGGCTCAG AGGGTTTTCGGGAGATCTGCCCAGCCGGCCCTGGCTACCATTACTCGGCCTCCGACCTCCGCTACAACACCAGACCCCTGGGCCAGGAACCACCCCGAGTGTCCCTCAGCCAACCCCGTGCCCCACCCTCCACCTCTCGACCACTCTCAG GCTTTCTGCCCACTCATCGCCCAGAACCTCGGCCTGAGCCCCGTCCAGGCCCTGAGCTTCCTCTGCCCAGCATCCCTGCCTGGACTGGTCCTGAGATCCCTGAATCAG GTCCCTCTGCAGGCGAGTGTCAGCGCAATCCCCAGGTCTGCGGCCGCGGACGGTGCATCCCCCGGCCCAGTGGCTACACCTGCGTGTGCGACTCCGGTTTCCGACTCAGTCCGCAGGGCACACACTGCATCG ACGTGGACGAATGTCGCCGCGTTCCCACGCCTTGTGCTCCCGGGCGCTGCGAAAACACGCCAGGCAGCTTCCGTTGCGTATGCGGGCCGGGCTTCCGAGCCGGCCCGCGGGGTACGGAGTGTTTGG ACGTGGACGAGTGCCACCGCGTGCCGCCACCGTGTGACCGTGGGCGCTGCGAGAACACGCCTGGCAGCTTCCTGTGCGTGTGCCCCGCGGGGTACCAGGCTGCGCCCCAGGGAGCCAGCTGCCAGG ATGTAGATGAATGTATCCAGAGCCCGGGCCTGTGTGGCCGAGGGGTCTGTGAGAACCTGCCTGGCTCTTTCCGGTGTGTGTGCCCTGCTGGCTTCCGAGGCTCGGCATGTGAAGAAGACGTGGATGAGTGTGCCCAGGAGCCACCGCCCTGTGGGCCGGGCCGCTGTGACAACACAGTGGGCTCTTTTCACTGTGCCTGCCCTGCTGGCTTCCGCTCCCGAGGGCCTGGGGCCCCCTGCCAAG ATGTGGACGAGTGTGCCCGTAGTCCCCCGCCCTGCGCCTATGGCCGATGTGAGAACACGGAAGGTGGCTTCCAGTGCGTCTGCCCCACAGGCTTCCAACCCAATGCTGCCGGCTCCGAGTGCGAGG ATGTGGACGAGTGTGAGAACCACCTGGCGTGTCCTGGGCAGGAGTGTGTGAACTCACCAGGATCCTTCCAGTGCAGGGCCTGTCCTGCTGGTCACCAACTGCACCATGGCCGATGTACTG ATGTGGACGAATGCAGTTCGGGTGCCTCCTGCGGCCCCCATGGACATTGCACTAACACCGAAGGCTCCTTCCACTGCAGCTGCGAGCCAGGCTACCGGGCGCCAGCTGGTCGGCCCGGGCCCTGCGCAG ACGTGAACGAGTGCCTGGAGGGCGACTTTTGCTTCCCCCACGGTGAATGCCTCAACACCGACGGCTCCTTCGCTTGTACTTGTGCCCCCGGCTACCGGCCCGGACCCCGCGGAGCCTCTTGCCTCG ACGTGGACGAATGCAGCGAGGAGGACCTCTGCCAGAGCGGCATCTGTACCAACACCGACGGCTCTTTCGAGTGCATCTGTCCTCCGGGACACCGCGCCGGCCCAGACCTCGCCTCCTGTCTCG atATTGACGAATGTCGGGAGCGCGGCCCGGCCTTGTGCGGGTCCCAGCGTTGTGAAAATTCCCCGGGCTCCTACCGCTGTGTCCGAGACTGCGACCCCGGCTACCACGCAGGCCCCGAGGGTACCTGTGACG ACATAGATGAGTGCCAGGAATACGGCCCAGGGATTTGTGGAGCCCAGCGCTGTGAGAATACCCCTGGCTCCTACCGCTGCACGCCCGCCTGTGACCCTGGCTACCAGCCCACACCAGGGGGCGGATGCCAGG ATGTGGACGAATGCCGGAACCGGTCCTTCTGTGGGGCCCACGCCGTGTGCCAGAACCTGCCTGGCTCCTTCCAGTGCCTCTGTGACCAGGGCTACGAGGGGGCGCGGGACGGGCGTCACTGCGTGG ATGTGAATGAATGTGAGACACTACAGGGCGTGTGTGGAGCTGCCCTGTGTGAGAATGTGGAAGGCTCCTTCCTCTGTGTCTGCCCCAACAGCCCTGAGGAGTTTGACCCTATGACTGGGCGCTGTGTTCCCCCTCGGACCTCTGCTG GTACGTTCCCAGGCGCACAGCCCCATGCACCTGCCAGCCCCAGTCTGCCGGccaggcccccacccccgcccccgcctcgccGGCCCAGCCCACCTAGGCCGGGCCCTGTGAGCAGCGGGCGCAGGGAGTGCTACTTTGACACGGCGGCTCCGGATGCCTGTGACAACATCCTGGCTCGGAACGTGACGTGGCAGGAGTGCTGCTGCACTGTGGGTGAGGGCTGGGGCAACGGCTGCCGCATCCAGCAGTGCCCGAGCCCCGAGACAG CTGAGTACCAGTCATTGTGCCCCCATGGCCGGGGCTACCTGGCGCCCAGCGGAGATCTGAGCCTCAGGAGAG ACGTGGACGAGTGCCAGCTCTTCCGAGATCAGGTGTGCAAGAGCGGCGTGTGCGTGAACACAGCCCCAGGCTACTCGTGTTATTGCAGCAATGGCTACTACTATCACGCCCAGCGACTGGAGTGCATCG ATAATGACGAGTGCGCGGACGAGGAGCCAGCTTGTGAGGGCGGCCGCTGCGTCAACACTATCGGCTCTTATCACTGCACGTGCGAACCCCCACTTGTGCTGGACGGCTCGCGGCGCCGCTGCGTCTCCAACGAGAGCCAGAACCTCG ATGACAATCTGGGAGTGTGCTGGCAGGAAGTGGGGGCTGACCTCGTGTGCAGTCGCCCTCGGCTGGACCGCCAGGCCACCTACACGGAATGCTGCTGCCTCTATGGCGAAGCCTGGGGCATGGACTGTGCCCTCTGCCCGGCCCAGGACTCAG ATGACTTTGAGGCCCTGTGCAACGTGCTGCGCCCCCCTGCATATGGACCCCCGGGGCCAGGTGGCTTTGGACTCCCCTACGAGTATGGCCCAGACCTAGGTCCACCTTACCAGGGCCTTCCCTATGGGCCTGAGTTGTACCCACCACCCGTCCTACCCTATGACCCCTACCCACCGCCACCTGGGCCCTTCGCCCGACGGGAGGCCCCTTACGGGACGCCACCCTTCGACATGCCGGACTTTGAGGACGATGGTGGCCCCTACGGTGAATCCGAGGCTCCTGCTCCATCCGGCCCGGGCACCCGCTGGCGCTACCGGTCCCGTGACACCCGTGGCTCCTTCCCAGAGCCCGAGGAGTCGCCTGAAGGTGGAAGCTATGCTG GCGCCCAGGCTGGGCGCTACGAGGGCCTGGAGGCAGAGGAGTGCGGGATCCTGGATGGCTGCGCCCACGGCCGCTGCGTGCGCGTCCCCGAGGGCTTCACCTGCGACTGCTTCGACGGCTACCGCCTGGACATGACTCGCATGTCCTGCGTTG
- the LTBP4 gene encoding latent-transforming growth factor beta-binding protein 4 isoform X6 has product MAGGARLLWVSLLVLLALLRPQPGLGRPRERLRVRFTPAVCGLSCVHGPTGPRCTPTCAPRNTTSVDSGAPGGAAPGGPGFRAFLCPLICHNGGVCVKPDRCLCPPDFAGKFCQLHSSGARPPAPAMPGFTRSVYTMPLANHRDDEHGVASMVSVHVEHPQEASVVVHQVERVSGPWEEADAEAVARAEAAARSEAAAPYTVLAQSAPREDGYSDASGFGYCFRELRGGECASPLPGLRTQEVCCRGAGLAWGVHDCQSCSELLGNTRQGGAPDGPCPAGFERVNGSCEDVDECATAGRCQHGQCANTHGGYTCVCPDGFLLDSSRSSCISQHVISEAKGPCFRVLRDGGCSLPILRNITKQICCCSRVGKAWGRGCQLCPPFGSEGFREICPAGPGYHYSASDLRYNTRPLGQEPPRVSLSQPRAPPSTSRPLSGFLPTHRPEPRPEPRPGPELPLPSIPAWTGPEIPESGPSAGECQRNPQVCGRGRCIPRPSGYTCVCDSGFRLSPQGTHCIDVDECRRVPTPCAPGRCENTPGSFRCVCGPGFRAGPRGTECLDVDECHRVPPPCDRGRCENTPGSFLCVCPAGYQAAPQGASCQDVDECIQSPGLCGRGVCENLPGSFRCVCPAGFRGSACEEDVDECAQEPPPCGPGRCDNTVGSFHCACPAGFRSRGPGAPCQDVDECARSPPPCAYGRCENTEGGFQCVCPTGFQPNAAGSECEDVDECENHLACPGQECVNSPGSFQCRACPAGHQLHHGRCTDVDECSSGASCGPHGHCTNTEGSFHCSCEPGYRAPAGRPGPCADVNECLEGDFCFPHGECLNTDGSFACTCAPGYRPGPRGASCLDVDECSEEDLCQSGICTNTDGSFECICPPGHRAGPDLASCLDIDECRERGPALCGSQRCENSPGSYRCVRDCDPGYHAGPEGTCDDIDECQEYGPGICGAQRCENTPGSYRCTPACDPGYQPTPGGGCQDVDECRNRSFCGAHAVCQNLPGSFQCLCDQGYEGARDGRHCVDVNECETLQGVCGAALCENVEGSFLCVCPNSPEEFDPMTGRCVPPRTSAGTFPGAQPHAPASPSLPARPPPPPPPRRPSPPRPGPVSSGRRECYFDTAAPDACDNILARNVTWQECCCTVGEGWGNGCRIQQCPSPETAEYQSLCPHGRGYLAPSGDLSLRRDVDECQLFRDQVCKSGVCVNTAPGYSCYCSNGYYYHAQRLECIDNDECADEEPACEGGRCVNTIGSYHCTCEPPLVLDGSRRRCVSNESQNLDDNLGVCWQEVGADLVCSRPRLDRQATYTECCCLYGEAWGMDCALCPAQDSDDFEALCNVLRPPAYGPPGPGGFGLPYEYGPDLGPPYQGLPYGPELYPPPVLPYDPYPPPPGPFARREAPYGTPPFDMPDFEDDGGPYGESEAPAPSGPGTRWRYRSRDTRGSFPEPEESPEGGSYAGAQAGRYEGLEAEECGILDGCAHGRCVRVPEGFTCDCFDGYRLDMTRMSCVDINECDEAQAAAPRCVNARCVNTDGSFRCICRPGFAPSHEPHHCTPARPRA; this is encoded by the exons ATGGCGGGCGGCGCGCGGCTGCTCTGGGTGTCGCTATTGGTGCTGCTGGCGCTGCTCCGGCCGCAGCCCGGGCTAGGTCGACCCCGAGAGCGCCTCCGCGTGCGCTTCACCCCGGCCGTGTGCGGCCTGAGCTGCGTCCATGGGCCCACCGGCCCCCGCTGCACCCCGACCTGCGCGCCCCGCAACACCACCAGCGTGGACAGCGGCGCGCCCGGAGGGGCGGCCCCGGGGGGACCCGGCTTCCGCGCCT TCCTGTGTCCCTTGATCTGTCACAATGGAGGAGTGTGCGTGAAGCCTGATCGCTGCCTCTGTCCCCCGGACTTCGCTGGCAAGTTCTGCCAATTGCATTCATCGGGCGCCCGACCCCCGGCCCCGGCCATGCCAGGCTTCACCCGGTCTGTGTACACCATGCCGCTGGCCAACCACCGCGATGATGAACATG GCGTGGCGTCTATGGTGAGCGTCCACGTGGAGCACCCGCAGGAGGCGTCGGTGGTGGTGCACCAGGTGGAGCGTGTGTCCGGCCCTTGGGAGGAGGCGGACGCCGAGGCAGTGGCGCGAGCGGAGGCGGCGGCACGATCGGAGGCGGCAGCGCCCTACACAGTGTTGGCACAGAGCGCGCCGCGCGAGGACGGCTACTCGGACGCTTCGGGCTTCGGTTACTGCTTTCGGGAGCTGCGCGGAGGCGAA TGTGCGTCCCCGCTGCCCGGGCTCCGGACGCAGGAGGTGTGCTGCCGAGGGGCCGGCTTGGCCTGGGGCGTTCACGACTGTCAGTCTTGCTCGGAGCTCCTGG GTAACACCCGCCAGGGGGGCGCCCCAGATGGGCCGTGTCCAGCTGGTTTTGAAAGGGTTAATGGGTCCTGCGAAG ATGTGGATGAGTGCGCGACTGCGGGGCGCTGCCAGCACGGACAGTGTGCGAACACGCATGGCGGGTACACTTGCGTTTGCCCCGACGGCTTTCTGCTTGACTCGTCCCGCAGCAGCTGCATCT CCCAACACGTGATCTCAGAGGCTAAGGGGCCGTGCTTCCGCGTGCTTCGAGACGGCGGCTGCTCTCTGCCCATTCTACGCAACATCACCAAACAGATCTGCTGCTGCAGCCGTGTAGGCAAAGCCTGGGGCCGGGGTTGCCAGCTCTGCCCACCCTTCGGCTCAG AGGGTTTTCGGGAGATCTGCCCAGCCGGCCCTGGCTACCATTACTCGGCCTCCGACCTCCGCTACAACACCAGACCCCTGGGCCAGGAACCACCCCGAGTGTCCCTCAGCCAACCCCGTGCCCCACCCTCCACCTCTCGACCACTCTCAG GCTTTCTGCCCACTCATCGCCCAGAACCTCGGCCTGAGCCCCGTCCAGGCCCTGAGCTTCCTCTGCCCAGCATCCCTGCCTGGACTGGTCCTGAGATCCCTGAATCAG GTCCCTCTGCAGGCGAGTGTCAGCGCAATCCCCAGGTCTGCGGCCGCGGACGGTGCATCCCCCGGCCCAGTGGCTACACCTGCGTGTGCGACTCCGGTTTCCGACTCAGTCCGCAGGGCACACACTGCATCG ACGTGGACGAATGTCGCCGCGTTCCCACGCCTTGTGCTCCCGGGCGCTGCGAAAACACGCCAGGCAGCTTCCGTTGCGTATGCGGGCCGGGCTTCCGAGCCGGCCCGCGGGGTACGGAGTGTTTGG ACGTGGACGAGTGCCACCGCGTGCCGCCACCGTGTGACCGTGGGCGCTGCGAGAACACGCCTGGCAGCTTCCTGTGCGTGTGCCCCGCGGGGTACCAGGCTGCGCCCCAGGGAGCCAGCTGCCAGG ATGTAGATGAATGTATCCAGAGCCCGGGCCTGTGTGGCCGAGGGGTCTGTGAGAACCTGCCTGGCTCTTTCCGGTGTGTGTGCCCTGCTGGCTTCCGAGGCTCGGCATGTGAAGAAGACGTGGATGAGTGTGCCCAGGAGCCACCGCCCTGTGGGCCGGGCCGCTGTGACAACACAGTGGGCTCTTTTCACTGTGCCTGCCCTGCTGGCTTCCGCTCCCGAGGGCCTGGGGCCCCCTGCCAAG ATGTGGACGAGTGTGCCCGTAGTCCCCCGCCCTGCGCCTATGGCCGATGTGAGAACACGGAAGGTGGCTTCCAGTGCGTCTGCCCCACAGGCTTCCAACCCAATGCTGCCGGCTCCGAGTGCGAGG ATGTGGACGAGTGTGAGAACCACCTGGCGTGTCCTGGGCAGGAGTGTGTGAACTCACCAGGATCCTTCCAGTGCAGGGCCTGTCCTGCTGGTCACCAACTGCACCATGGCCGATGTACTG ATGTGGACGAATGCAGTTCGGGTGCCTCCTGCGGCCCCCATGGACATTGCACTAACACCGAAGGCTCCTTCCACTGCAGCTGCGAGCCAGGCTACCGGGCGCCAGCTGGTCGGCCCGGGCCCTGCGCAG ACGTGAACGAGTGCCTGGAGGGCGACTTTTGCTTCCCCCACGGTGAATGCCTCAACACCGACGGCTCCTTCGCTTGTACTTGTGCCCCCGGCTACCGGCCCGGACCCCGCGGAGCCTCTTGCCTCG ACGTGGACGAATGCAGCGAGGAGGACCTCTGCCAGAGCGGCATCTGTACCAACACCGACGGCTCTTTCGAGTGCATCTGTCCTCCGGGACACCGCGCCGGCCCAGACCTCGCCTCCTGTCTCG atATTGACGAATGTCGGGAGCGCGGCCCGGCCTTGTGCGGGTCCCAGCGTTGTGAAAATTCCCCGGGCTCCTACCGCTGTGTCCGAGACTGCGACCCCGGCTACCACGCAGGCCCCGAGGGTACCTGTGACG ACATAGATGAGTGCCAGGAATACGGCCCAGGGATTTGTGGAGCCCAGCGCTGTGAGAATACCCCTGGCTCCTACCGCTGCACGCCCGCCTGTGACCCTGGCTACCAGCCCACACCAGGGGGCGGATGCCAGG ATGTGGACGAATGCCGGAACCGGTCCTTCTGTGGGGCCCACGCCGTGTGCCAGAACCTGCCTGGCTCCTTCCAGTGCCTCTGTGACCAGGGCTACGAGGGGGCGCGGGACGGGCGTCACTGCGTGG ATGTGAATGAATGTGAGACACTACAGGGCGTGTGTGGAGCTGCCCTGTGTGAGAATGTGGAAGGCTCCTTCCTCTGTGTCTGCCCCAACAGCCCTGAGGAGTTTGACCCTATGACTGGGCGCTGTGTTCCCCCTCGGACCTCTGCTG GTACGTTCCCAGGCGCACAGCCCCATGCACCTGCCAGCCCCAGTCTGCCGGccaggcccccacccccgcccccgcctcgccGGCCCAGCCCACCTAGGCCGGGCCCTGTGAGCAGCGGGCGCAGGGAGTGCTACTTTGACACGGCGGCTCCGGATGCCTGTGACAACATCCTGGCTCGGAACGTGACGTGGCAGGAGTGCTGCTGCACTGTGGGTGAGGGCTGGGGCAACGGCTGCCGCATCCAGCAGTGCCCGAGCCCCGAGACAG CTGAGTACCAGTCATTGTGCCCCCATGGCCGGGGCTACCTGGCGCCCAGCGGAGATCTGAGCCTCAGGAGAG ACGTGGACGAGTGCCAGCTCTTCCGAGATCAGGTGTGCAAGAGCGGCGTGTGCGTGAACACAGCCCCAGGCTACTCGTGTTATTGCAGCAATGGCTACTACTATCACGCCCAGCGACTGGAGTGCATCG ATAATGACGAGTGCGCGGACGAGGAGCCAGCTTGTGAGGGCGGCCGCTGCGTCAACACTATCGGCTCTTATCACTGCACGTGCGAACCCCCACTTGTGCTGGACGGCTCGCGGCGCCGCTGCGTCTCCAACGAGAGCCAGAACCTCG ATGACAATCTGGGAGTGTGCTGGCAGGAAGTGGGGGCTGACCTCGTGTGCAGTCGCCCTCGGCTGGACCGCCAGGCCACCTACACGGAATGCTGCTGCCTCTATGGCGAAGCCTGGGGCATGGACTGTGCCCTCTGCCCGGCCCAGGACTCAG ATGACTTTGAGGCCCTGTGCAACGTGCTGCGCCCCCCTGCATATGGACCCCCGGGGCCAGGTGGCTTTGGACTCCCCTACGAGTATGGCCCAGACCTAGGTCCACCTTACCAGGGCCTTCCCTATGGGCCTGAGTTGTACCCACCACCCGTCCTACCCTATGACCCCTACCCACCGCCACCTGGGCCCTTCGCCCGACGGGAGGCCCCTTACGGGACGCCACCCTTCGACATGCCGGACTTTGAGGACGATGGTGGCCCCTACGGTGAATCCGAGGCTCCTGCTCCATCCGGCCCGGGCACCCGCTGGCGCTACCGGTCCCGTGACACCCGTGGCTCCTTCCCAGAGCCCGAGGAGTCGCCTGAAGGTGGAAGCTATGCTG GCGCCCAGGCTGGGCGCTACGAGGGCCTGGAGGCAGAGGAGTGCGGGATCCTGGATGGCTGCGCCCACGGCCGCTGCGTGCGCGTCCCCGAGGGCTTCACCTGCGACTGCTTCGACGGCTACCGCCTGGACATGACTCGCATGTCCTGCGTTG